In Bdellovibrio sp. GT3, one genomic interval encodes:
- a CDS encoding helix-turn-helix domain-containing protein: protein MSQIDQFLASLKRALKSKNILYRDLAKPLGLSESSVKRILSSKSLSLERLEEICRVADLSFSEVVKSANLEDGNQVYLLTQEQESALAENARLLHYYMLLHDERTPQKIEKEYQISKIEAQKYLFQLDRLNLIELHPRDKVKFKRQGFLRFRRDGPIGRALFEQMKATYLMYDFKPEDFVRFTLLKISPSTLAKYKGKLEKLAMEMQEDSRFDAQHNTATVDAGVLMAYRPWTYSYMGAIKKKD, encoded by the coding sequence ATGTCGCAAATAGATCAGTTTTTGGCGTCGTTAAAAAGGGCATTGAAATCAAAAAACATTCTCTACCGCGATCTGGCAAAGCCTCTGGGGCTCAGTGAATCCAGCGTTAAACGTATATTATCCAGTAAAAGCTTAAGCTTGGAGCGATTGGAAGAAATTTGCAGAGTGGCGGACCTCAGTTTTTCTGAGGTGGTGAAGTCGGCGAATCTTGAAGATGGTAATCAGGTTTATCTTCTGACGCAGGAGCAGGAGAGCGCTCTGGCGGAGAATGCGCGCTTGTTGCATTATTATATGCTGCTTCATGATGAGCGCACTCCGCAAAAAATTGAAAAGGAATATCAGATTTCCAAGATTGAAGCCCAAAAATACCTGTTTCAGTTGGACCGTCTTAATCTGATCGAATTGCATCCACGGGATAAAGTTAAATTCAAACGTCAGGGATTTTTGCGATTTCGCAGAGATGGGCCCATCGGCCGCGCTTTGTTTGAACAGATGAAGGCCACGTATTTGATGTACGATTTCAAGCCTGAGGATTTTGTGCGCTTCACGTTGCTTAAGATCAGCCCGTCGACTTTGGCGAAGTACAAAGGAAAGCTCGAGAAGCTGGCAATGGAAATGCAGGAAGACTCGCGCTTCGATGCGCAACACAACACGGCGACGGTCGATGCAGGTGTGTTGATGGCTTATCGTCCTTGGACGTATTCCTATATGGGTGCTATCAAAAAGAAAGATTAA
- a CDS encoding acyl-CoA thioesterase → MKEFGNYKLLIRESHIDSYGHVNNAVYLSLYEEARWEAITPRGFGFKDVHRMQQGPVILEVSIKFMKEIKLRETINIVSSMMDYEGKIGHMKQQMIKEDGTIASEAVFTFGLFDMQARKMILPTPEWKKACGLD, encoded by the coding sequence ATGAAGGAATTTGGAAACTATAAACTATTGATCCGCGAATCACACATCGATTCCTATGGGCACGTTAACAATGCCGTTTACTTGTCCCTTTATGAGGAAGCCCGCTGGGAGGCGATCACTCCGCGAGGTTTTGGATTTAAAGATGTTCACCGCATGCAGCAAGGCCCGGTCATTCTTGAAGTGAGTATAAAATTCATGAAAGAAATCAAATTACGCGAAACTATCAACATCGTATCAAGCATGATGGACTACGAGGGTAAAATTGGTCACATGAAGCAGCAGATGATCAAAGAGGATGGGACGATTGCGAGCGAGGCCGTGTTTACTTTCGGTTTGTTTGATATGCAGGCGCGAAAAATGATTCTACCCACACCCGAATGGAAAAAAGCCTGCGGTTTGGATTAA
- a CDS encoding ABC transporter ATP-binding protein, translating to MNNDNFMNEDLVKTKVTYPVLFKRLWPYARREKTLLFLAIFAVFGGALVARLVPALIGYAIDHGVKGKNYELFTWVAFVYLGLEILRTCFSFSNNLLFQLFGNRMLFHLREDLMNHVQRLPLQFFNKTPTGRIVTRLTNDVASLGELFTEGVITVFTQFVVICSVVIALALISWKLTLISLVMAPLFIWASFYLSNKIRDILHEQKRKLSVINAFLAENLNGIKVVQLYNRVRRNRDRFSNLSTSYRDTNMRSIYAYALMQPIMNLFNAVTITSALYFGGLMSAENSIAIGSLIAFLMNIQDFIPPLREILEKYQQFQNSLTSAERIFTLMDENKEHEQEQLTSPKTVRGDIEIRNLNFRYEESLPLVLKDVNLHFKPGESIALVGRTGSGKSTFISLLQRFYDAPESTVFIDGLPIESIAREEIRHHVGVVQQDNFIFRGTIRNNIGLGDPRVSDEQIAAACEKTGYMRLLDRTGRDLNSPVDERGANLSVGERQLIAFARILAFNPDILILDEATANIDSESEHIIQEATHEITKGRTSIIIAHRLSTIEQCDRIVVLNQGNVAEVGTHQELMDAKGIYYQFASAGDKSPLIANPETSNSKMEVAE from the coding sequence ATGAATAACGACAATTTCATGAATGAAGACCTGGTCAAAACCAAGGTCACTTATCCAGTTCTATTCAAACGCTTGTGGCCTTATGCCCGACGCGAAAAAACACTTTTGTTTTTGGCGATCTTTGCTGTCTTTGGCGGCGCCCTGGTTGCGCGCCTGGTTCCGGCTTTGATCGGCTATGCGATTGATCATGGAGTCAAGGGCAAGAACTACGAGCTGTTCACCTGGGTGGCCTTCGTTTACCTGGGGCTGGAAATTCTGCGCACCTGTTTTTCATTTTCGAACAACCTGCTGTTCCAGCTTTTCGGCAACAGAATGCTTTTCCATTTGCGTGAAGATTTAATGAACCACGTGCAAAGACTGCCTTTGCAATTCTTCAATAAGACACCCACGGGTCGCATCGTCACCCGTTTGACCAATGATGTGGCATCCTTGGGGGAACTGTTCACCGAAGGTGTCATTACCGTCTTTACTCAGTTCGTGGTGATCTGCTCGGTTGTCATTGCTCTGGCTCTTATTTCATGGAAGCTGACTCTGATATCGTTGGTCATGGCACCTCTGTTTATCTGGGCCTCATTTTACCTGAGCAACAAAATTCGCGACATTCTGCACGAGCAAAAGCGCAAACTTTCTGTCATTAATGCTTTTCTGGCTGAAAATCTGAATGGCATCAAAGTGGTGCAACTATATAACCGTGTTCGCCGCAACAGGGATCGGTTCAGCAACTTGTCCACCAGCTACCGCGACACCAACATGCGCTCGATTTATGCTTATGCATTAATGCAGCCAATTATGAATCTGTTCAATGCCGTGACCATCACCTCTGCACTTTATTTTGGTGGATTGATGAGCGCGGAAAATTCCATCGCCATCGGATCATTGATCGCCTTCCTGATGAACATTCAGGATTTTATTCCACCCTTGCGCGAGATTCTGGAAAAGTATCAACAGTTCCAAAACTCACTCACCAGTGCCGAACGTATTTTCACTTTGATGGACGAAAACAAGGAACACGAGCAGGAACAGCTCACTTCCCCTAAAACAGTCCGCGGAGACATTGAGATTCGTAATTTGAACTTCCGTTACGAAGAAAGTCTGCCTTTGGTTCTGAAGGACGTGAATCTGCATTTCAAACCGGGTGAATCCATCGCACTGGTGGGACGTACCGGAAGTGGTAAATCCACGTTTATCTCCTTGCTGCAGCGTTTTTACGACGCCCCTGAAAGCACGGTGTTCATTGATGGTCTGCCTATTGAAAGCATCGCACGCGAGGAGATCCGTCACCACGTGGGAGTTGTACAACAAGACAACTTTATTTTCCGTGGAACCATTCGCAACAATATTGGTTTGGGAGACCCTCGTGTTTCAGACGAACAAATTGCAGCGGCCTGCGAGAAAACCGGCTATATGCGGCTTTTGGATCGCACCGGGCGGGATTTGAACAGTCCGGTGGATGAGCGTGGTGCGAATCTGTCGGTCGGCGAAAGACAGTTGATCGCCTTCGCGCGTATCCTGGCATTCAATCCGGATATTTTGATTCTGGACGAGGCGACAGCCAATATTGACTCTGAAAGTGAGCACATCATTCAGGAAGCGACCCATGAAATCACCAAGGGCCGCACCAGCATTATTATCGCCCACCGCCTGTCGACCATCGAGCAATGTGATCGTATTGTCGTTCTGAATCAAGGCAATGTCGCGGAAGTGGGAACTCATCAGGAACTCATGGATGCCAAGGGCATATACTATCAATTCGCTTCGGCGGGTGATAAGTCCCCATTGATTGCCAATCCGGAAACCAGTAATTCCAAAATGGAAGTGGCAGAGTAG
- the phnE gene encoding phosphonate ABC transporter, permease protein PhnE, producing MLRRTVFDSLSFAFLFCSLTVALFVTNEEQLLNLGMDLVFVALFLGVGAGVATLLRKIQVQTLGGVLFDAHRTSDTNSWYRSFWGWQLMVLLVVSLAVAFVKTDFSFIELLDQNGFAGAVRLFKGLFNPNWEVLPRAVLNIIETVFMAFLATMIAIPFAFVLSFACAKNIMRGPVAYPVYLVLRTILNVTRSIEALIWAIIFSVWVGIGPFAGMLALMIHSVASLAKQYSEMVEAVEDGPIEAIESTGAGKVQTVWYAIVPQVVLPYISFTVYRWDINVRMATVIGMVGGGGIGTMLIQYQGQAMWREVGCIIVVIAVVVWALDLASAHIREALK from the coding sequence ATGTTACGCCGGACAGTCTTTGATTCTCTTTCTTTTGCCTTTTTGTTCTGCTCACTGACTGTGGCTTTGTTTGTGACCAATGAGGAACAACTGCTGAACCTGGGCATGGACTTGGTTTTTGTTGCACTCTTTCTCGGAGTTGGGGCCGGGGTTGCAACTCTTCTGCGTAAAATCCAAGTGCAGACTTTGGGGGGCGTGTTATTTGATGCGCATCGGACTTCCGATACAAATTCCTGGTACCGCAGCTTCTGGGGCTGGCAACTGATGGTCTTGTTGGTTGTCTCGTTGGCAGTTGCATTTGTGAAAACGGATTTTTCATTCATTGAACTTTTGGATCAAAACGGATTCGCGGGTGCTGTTCGACTTTTCAAAGGTCTTTTCAATCCCAATTGGGAGGTGTTGCCTCGGGCGGTTTTGAATATTATCGAAACTGTCTTTATGGCGTTTCTTGCGACGATGATTGCGATTCCTTTTGCGTTTGTTTTAAGTTTTGCCTGCGCGAAAAATATCATGCGCGGACCGGTTGCTTATCCCGTTTATTTGGTTCTGCGAACTATTCTGAATGTGACTCGATCCATTGAAGCTTTGATTTGGGCGATTATTTTTTCAGTGTGGGTGGGAATCGGTCCTTTTGCGGGAATGCTCGCGCTGATGATTCATTCTGTGGCCTCCTTAGCAAAACAGTATTCTGAAATGGTCGAGGCCGTGGAGGATGGTCCGATCGAAGCCATCGAGTCAACGGGAGCCGGCAAGGTGCAGACTGTCTGGTATGCGATTGTCCCTCAGGTGGTTCTGCCGTATATTTCATTTACGGTGTATCGCTGGGACATCAATGTGCGCATGGCAACTGTCATCGGTATGGTCGGCGGTGGTGGCATAGGCACCATGCTGATACAGTATCAGGGACAGGCCATGTGGAGAGAAGTTGGTTGTATCATCGTCGTGATTGCCGTCGTCGTCTGGGCCCTGGATCTTGCATCCGCACACATCCGCGAGGCATTGAAATAG
- a CDS encoding ABC transporter ATP-binding protein, whose protein sequence is MPMQASENAFLYKRPLLFYIKNNPRAFSLGMLFLFLTNALDGIYPLIMKHIIDSIESQAPMSEITKTCAIFALVMASLAATRLGWRAFFGKFHTYAAEHIRQKIFRHLTSLGPNFFHKNQVGELMSLLTNDVQSFRQAIGPGLLILADGVIIIAIVLPIMITMNWSWTWKVLIFLPLVPLMIWKVMRLIHTNYKIQQDRFSELTGVAQETVGGIRVIKSFSQEDNRTQLFNGVSAAFEKACNKVAKVDSLFVPVMEFGVTSGSVILLFIAKDDLYAGTVTIGTFFAFHRYIQKMVWPMTALGMGFSMMQKGYASFDRIKDVLKTETDIPDLGKIEITKFQTLEFKNVSYKHTSSTVYALKNVSFTLKAGESLGIMGPVGAGKTTLLNLLTRMYPLAEGEILINGHRIEDVTQESLHRTFLLVPQEAFLFSESISENVSFGLAERASDEAILNMTETVDLTREIQSLPHQFESQLGERGVNLSGGQKQRLTIARGLIMKTPVLILDDSLSAVDTRTEKAIEKELGKNQGSMSRIIVAHRLSSLKTVDRLLIIRDGEVEALGTYEEVLKVSPTFQKTVSIQGQGVNHE, encoded by the coding sequence ATGCCGATGCAAGCCTCAGAAAATGCCTTCCTCTATAAGCGCCCCCTTTTGTTCTATATAAAAAACAATCCAAGAGCTTTCAGCCTTGGCATGCTCTTTCTGTTTTTGACCAATGCGCTGGATGGCATTTACCCGCTGATCATGAAGCATATCATCGACAGCATCGAGTCCCAGGCCCCGATGAGTGAGATCACAAAAACCTGTGCGATCTTTGCACTGGTGATGGCAAGTCTTGCAGCCACGCGCTTGGGCTGGCGTGCTTTTTTCGGTAAGTTTCATACCTATGCAGCCGAGCACATCCGCCAAAAAATTTTCCGCCATTTGACTTCCCTGGGTCCCAACTTTTTCCATAAAAATCAGGTCGGTGAATTGATGAGCCTGCTGACCAACGATGTGCAATCGTTCCGTCAGGCAATCGGTCCCGGGCTTTTGATTCTGGCTGATGGAGTGATCATCATAGCCATCGTGCTGCCGATCATGATCACCATGAACTGGTCCTGGACATGGAAGGTGCTGATATTTCTTCCGTTGGTTCCTTTGATGATCTGGAAAGTCATGCGCCTGATTCACACGAATTACAAAATTCAACAAGACCGCTTTTCCGAGCTGACTGGAGTCGCTCAGGAAACAGTGGGTGGCATTCGCGTGATCAAAAGCTTTTCCCAGGAAGACAACCGCACTCAGTTGTTCAATGGCGTCAGTGCTGCTTTTGAAAAAGCCTGCAACAAAGTTGCTAAGGTGGACTCGCTCTTTGTTCCGGTGATGGAGTTCGGAGTCACTTCTGGAAGTGTGATTCTGCTTTTCATCGCCAAGGACGACCTTTACGCCGGTACCGTCACCATCGGAACCTTCTTTGCATTTCATCGCTACATTCAAAAAATGGTGTGGCCTATGACGGCATTGGGCATGGGTTTTTCGATGATGCAAAAAGGCTATGCTTCCTTTGATCGGATCAAGGATGTTCTGAAAACAGAAACTGATATTCCAGATCTGGGCAAAATTGAAATTACCAAGTTCCAGACCCTGGAATTTAAAAACGTCTCCTACAAACACACCAGCAGCACGGTTTACGCGCTGAAAAATGTTTCGTTCACGCTAAAGGCCGGCGAAAGCCTGGGCATTATGGGGCCTGTTGGCGCCGGGAAGACCACGCTTCTGAATCTTTTAACCCGCATGTATCCACTGGCCGAGGGTGAAATTCTGATCAACGGTCACCGCATCGAAGATGTCACGCAGGAATCCTTGCATCGCACCTTCCTTCTGGTCCCGCAGGAGGCCTTCCTGTTCAGCGAAAGCATTTCTGAAAATGTCAGCTTTGGACTTGCAGAACGGGCTTCTGATGAGGCCATCCTGAACATGACTGAAACAGTGGACCTGACCCGGGAAATACAATCCCTGCCACATCAATTTGAATCTCAATTGGGTGAGCGCGGAGTGAATCTTTCCGGTGGACAAAAACAGCGCCTGACAATTGCGCGCGGATTGATCATGAAAACTCCTGTGCTGATACTGGATGACTCTTTGAGTGCCGTGGACACGCGCACCGAGAAAGCCATTGAGAAAGAGCTTGGCAAAAACCAGGGCTCCATGAGTCGAATCATTGTGGCGCATCGCCTGTCCTCGCTTAAAACAGTCGACAGACTGCTGATAATTCGCGATGGCGAAGTCGAAGCGCTGGGGACCTACGAAGAAGTTCTGAAAGTCAGTCCGACGTTCCAAAAGACCGTCAGCATTCAAGGCCAGGGAGTGAATCATGAATAA
- a CDS encoding GYF domain-containing protein, with translation MGKQYYLSNNGTHIGPYTFEVVLQKVESHEHQWTDYVYDETIGDWVMLMEHPEFSVKVSTKPTTRPEEAPETAAEIPASEGLKDKEWFILKEGNNYGPFSPVEVVQMLQEKTLFEYDYIWHARMANWSRVAEVEEFAPDKIRAMKHSNDTGLAEIFFRRRHARAAYGASLIVHNNKTVFRGQALEISAGGAGVMIDNPNLQPGQSLFLHFQPGDGVPPFNAVCQIVSKQFIKELAPKGSDSVRYGVKFTTVSQSVRESIKTFTTAKAA, from the coding sequence ATGGGAAAACAGTATTATCTTTCTAATAATGGGACTCATATCGGACCTTACACTTTTGAAGTTGTCCTGCAAAAAGTTGAATCCCACGAACATCAATGGACTGATTACGTCTATGACGAAACGATCGGTGACTGGGTTATGTTGATGGAACATCCTGAATTTTCAGTGAAAGTTTCCACCAAACCAACTACACGTCCAGAAGAGGCACCAGAGACAGCTGCAGAGATTCCGGCATCCGAGGGTCTTAAAGATAAAGAGTGGTTCATCCTTAAAGAAGGTAACAACTACGGTCCTTTCTCTCCTGTTGAAGTTGTGCAGATGCTTCAGGAAAAGACTTTGTTTGAATACGACTATATTTGGCATGCACGCATGGCAAACTGGTCACGTGTGGCAGAAGTCGAGGAGTTTGCTCCTGACAAAATCCGCGCAATGAAGCACTCCAATGACACTGGACTTGCGGAGATTTTCTTCCGCCGTCGTCATGCTCGTGCGGCATACGGTGCCAGCTTGATTGTTCATAATAATAAAACTGTGTTCCGTGGTCAGGCATTGGAGATCAGTGCTGGTGGTGCGGGTGTTATGATTGACAACCCGAACTTGCAACCAGGGCAGTCTTTGTTTTTGCATTTCCAACCGGGTGACGGTGTGCCGCCATTCAATGCAGTTTGCCAGATCGTCAGCAAGCAATTCATTAAAGAGCTTGCGCCAAAAGGTTCTGATTCTGTCAGATACGGGGTTAAGTTCACGACAGTGAGCCAATCCGTGCGCGAAAGCATCAAGACTTTCACGACAGCAAAAGCGGCCTAG
- a CDS encoding alpha/beta hydrolase, with amino-acid sequence MSTRLVIAFLLLFTLSLPVWADNCPSLLRGSDSRAEWRLSQQQPARAAAIVIHGLNINPGKMRSIENALLADRIDVLHVVLSGHNDNINIFKRVSAKMWERDTLRAYCMANQRATKYDMPVYFVGFSLGGVMGVAIANKFPHVHFDKMALFAPALSIRRSGFLWRLLNSLNPLAVIPNIMNRDYYANALGTPVSAYKATLDVSLSLSQNTNGRRINTSTLLFYDLKDELINPYGTMEYIRANHLTNWKTYQVQKRPFSRASRFHHIMIDAASVGEKKWANMKSALIEHFDD; translated from the coding sequence ATGAGTACTCGACTCGTTATTGCATTTCTGTTGTTGTTCACTTTATCTTTACCGGTCTGGGCGGATAACTGCCCTTCTCTGCTGCGCGGGAGCGACTCAAGGGCTGAATGGCGTTTAAGCCAGCAACAACCAGCCAGGGCGGCTGCCATAGTGATTCATGGCCTTAATATCAATCCGGGCAAAATGCGTTCGATAGAAAATGCTCTGCTTGCTGACCGCATCGATGTCCTGCATGTCGTGCTTTCAGGACACAACGATAATATAAACATCTTTAAACGCGTCTCTGCAAAAATGTGGGAAAGAGACACCTTGCGCGCCTATTGCATGGCAAACCAAAGAGCCACAAAATACGATATGCCGGTTTACTTTGTCGGCTTTTCATTGGGCGGAGTCATGGGTGTGGCGATTGCAAACAAATTTCCCCACGTTCATTTTGATAAAATGGCTTTGTTTGCCCCGGCCCTGTCCATTCGACGATCCGGATTTCTATGGCGACTGCTGAACAGCCTGAACCCACTGGCCGTCATTCCCAATATTATGAATCGGGATTACTATGCCAATGCACTGGGCACTCCGGTATCTGCATATAAGGCGACTCTTGATGTCAGTCTGTCTCTGTCCCAAAACACGAATGGGCGCAGAATCAACACATCCACCCTGTTGTTTTATGATCTCAAAGATGAGTTGATCAATCCCTACGGTACAATGGAGTATATCCGTGCGAATCATCTGACGAACTGGAAAACCTATCAGGTTCAGAAGAGACCTTTCAGTCGTGCCTCGCGATTCCATCACATTATGATCGACGCGGCTTCGGTGGGCGAAAAAAAATGGGCCAACATGAAGTCAGCCCTGATCGAACATTTTGATGATTAG